In Prunus dulcis chromosome 1, ALMONDv2, whole genome shotgun sequence, the following are encoded in one genomic region:
- the LOC117616247 gene encoding serine/arginine-rich SC35-like splicing factor SCL28 isoform X1 has translation MARYRSRSRSYSPRRRSRTPPRGRKRYEDDPRDRYRESRSYRDRRSPAPSGLLVRNLPLDARPEDLRIPFERYGPVKDVYLPKNYYTGEPRGFGFVKYRYAEDAAEAKQQLNHSVIGGREIRIVFAEENRKTPQEMRTTTRVSSGRYGGSSRRRTPPRSPRRQYRSYSRSPSPVRRDSRDRGARDDYRSPVQSRSISRSPSPRDGRDYRRSPSPRENGRSPRDERDYAPSRSRSLRGNSRSPSRSRSRSYSPR, from the exons ATGGCCAGGTACAGAAGCCGAAGCCGAAGCTACAGCCCTCGTCGACGTAGCCGGACTCCGCCACGTGGACGCAAGCGATACGAAGACGACCCTCGTGATCGCTACCGTGAAAGCAGGTCTTACAGAGACCGTCGCTCACCCGCTCCTTCTGGCCTGCTCGTTCGAAATCTTCCTCTCGACGCTAG GCCAGAAGATCTTAGGATCCCATTTGAGCGATATGGCCCAGTGAAGGATGTGTATCTTCCTAAGAATTACTACACCGG GGAGCCACGGGGCTTTGGGTTTGTGAAGTACCGTTATGCGGAGGATGCGGCTGAAGCAAAGCAACAACTGAACCATTCAGTTATTGGTGGACGTGAGATAAGAATTGTGTTTGCTGAGGAGAATAGAAAAACTCCCCAAGAAATGCGTACAACTACTCGCGTAAG CAGTGGTCGGTATGGAGGAAGCTCCAGAAGGAGAACTCCACCGAGGTCCCCAAGACGGCAATATCGTT CTTACTCGCGGTCACCTTCACCTGTTAGGCGTGACTCAAG GGATCGTGGGGCTAGGGATGATTATCGTTCGCCAGTGCAATCTAGATCAATTTCACGATCTCCTTCACCACGTGATGGAAGAGACTACAGGAGGTCCCCAAGTCCACGCGAGAATGGTCGGAGTCCTCGTGATGAAAGAGACTATGCACCCAGTAGATCAAGGAGTCTGAGGGGTAACAGTCGCAGTCCATCAAGGTCTCGTTCGCGATCCTACAG TCCTCGCTGA
- the LOC117616247 gene encoding serine/arginine-rich SC35-like splicing factor SCL28 isoform X2, which translates to MARYRSRSRSYSPRRRSRTPPRGRKRYEDDPRDRYRESRSYRDRRSPAPSGLLVRNLPLDARPEDLRIPFERYGPVKDVYLPKNYYTGEPRGFGFVKYRYAEDAAEAKQQLNHSVIGGREIRIVFAEENRKTPQEMRTTTRVSGRYGGSSRRRTPPRSPRRQYRSYSRSPSPVRRDSRDRGARDDYRSPVQSRSISRSPSPRDGRDYRRSPSPRENGRSPRDERDYAPSRSRSLRGNSRSPSRSRSRSYSPR; encoded by the exons ATGGCCAGGTACAGAAGCCGAAGCCGAAGCTACAGCCCTCGTCGACGTAGCCGGACTCCGCCACGTGGACGCAAGCGATACGAAGACGACCCTCGTGATCGCTACCGTGAAAGCAGGTCTTACAGAGACCGTCGCTCACCCGCTCCTTCTGGCCTGCTCGTTCGAAATCTTCCTCTCGACGCTAG GCCAGAAGATCTTAGGATCCCATTTGAGCGATATGGCCCAGTGAAGGATGTGTATCTTCCTAAGAATTACTACACCGG GGAGCCACGGGGCTTTGGGTTTGTGAAGTACCGTTATGCGGAGGATGCGGCTGAAGCAAAGCAACAACTGAACCATTCAGTTATTGGTGGACGTGAGATAAGAATTGTGTTTGCTGAGGAGAATAGAAAAACTCCCCAAGAAATGCGTACAACTACTCGCGTAAG TGGTCGGTATGGAGGAAGCTCCAGAAGGAGAACTCCACCGAGGTCCCCAAGACGGCAATATCGTT CTTACTCGCGGTCACCTTCACCTGTTAGGCGTGACTCAAG GGATCGTGGGGCTAGGGATGATTATCGTTCGCCAGTGCAATCTAGATCAATTTCACGATCTCCTTCACCACGTGATGGAAGAGACTACAGGAGGTCCCCAAGTCCACGCGAGAATGGTCGGAGTCCTCGTGATGAAAGAGACTATGCACCCAGTAGATCAAGGAGTCTGAGGGGTAACAGTCGCAGTCCATCAAGGTCTCGTTCGCGATCCTACAG TCCTCGCTGA